From a region of the Campylobacter showae genome:
- a CDS encoding diaminopimelate dehydrogenase, translating to MSKKIKIAVLGYGNLGRGVELAARNSKDLELTAVFSRRNPSEVKTCGAPVFSADEILSHKGKFDVLVLCGGSATDLPTQTPEFALNFNVVDSFDTHAKIPEHFAAVDAAAKAGGNVGIIAVGWDPGLFSLNRLFGESVLENGSSYTFWGKGVSQGHSDAIRRIEGVVDARQYTVPIESALERVRAGENPKLSTREKHLRECYVVAEDGADKARIEKEIKTMPNYFADYDTSVHFIDLATLKKEHGGIPHGGFVLRSGATGERGENKHLIEFLLKLDSNPEFTASVLVAYARAAYRLAQKGECGALSVFDIAPALLSPKSADELRREIL from the coding sequence ATGAGCAAAAAAATAAAAATAGCGGTTTTAGGATATGGAAATTTAGGTCGCGGCGTAGAGCTTGCCGCTAGAAATAGCAAGGATTTAGAATTAACAGCAGTTTTTAGCCGCAGAAATCCAAGCGAAGTAAAAACATGCGGTGCGCCGGTGTTTAGCGCGGATGAAATTTTATCGCACAAGGGTAAATTTGATGTTTTAGTTCTTTGCGGCGGTAGCGCGACGGATCTACCGACTCAGACGCCAGAATTTGCGCTAAATTTCAATGTCGTAGATAGCTTCGATACGCACGCAAAAATCCCTGAGCACTTCGCTGCCGTAGACGCCGCAGCCAAAGCGGGCGGAAATGTAGGCATCATCGCCGTAGGCTGGGATCCGGGGCTGTTTTCGCTAAATAGACTATTTGGCGAGAGCGTGCTGGAAAACGGCAGCAGTTATACGTTTTGGGGTAAAGGCGTGAGCCAAGGCCACTCCGACGCTATCCGCAGAATCGAGGGCGTCGTGGATGCGCGCCAATACACCGTGCCGATAGAAAGCGCCTTGGAACGAGTTCGCGCTGGCGAAAACCCGAAACTTAGCACGCGCGAAAAGCACCTGCGCGAGTGCTACGTCGTAGCCGAGGACGGCGCCGATAAAGCGCGCATAGAAAAAGAGATAAAAACGATGCCAAACTACTTCGCCGACTACGACACGAGCGTGCATTTTATCGATCTTGCGACGCTTAAAAAAGAGCACGGCGGCATCCCTCACGGAGGATTCGTCCTGCGAAGCGGAGCGACTGGCGAGCGCGGAGAAAATAAACACTTGATCGAGTTTTTGCTAAAGCTTGATTCAAATCCCGAATTTACCGCAAGCGTGCTCGTAGCCTACGCGCGCGCGGCGTATCGTTTGGCGCAAAAGGGCGAGTGCGGCGCGCTTAGCGTATTTGACATCGCTCCGGCTCTTCTTTCGCCAAAGAGCGCAGACGAGCTAAGGCGCGAAATTTTATAA
- a CDS encoding methionine ABC transporter ATP-binding protein: protein MIKIENLKKFYGATQIIDGVSLTVKKGEIFAIVGHSGAGKSTLLRCINGLEDYQGGSLKVFDKEISALKDRELRELRRDVGMIFQHFALMARKTAFENIATPLKFWSYSDGDIKKRVSELLELVGLANKATSYPGELSGGQKQRVAIARALALSPKILLSDEATSALDPNTTNSILELLKQINQTLNISVVLVTHEMEVVKSIARRAVLLESGKIIGSGTIEELFLKPDEKMKEFLGEDEILPSEGVNIRLFFPKEVAQNSVITHMARTLNIDFNIVWGKLEKLNENVLGSLVINVDPKDEARVTEYIKQSGVLWEVA from the coding sequence GTGATAAAAATAGAAAATTTAAAGAAATTTTACGGAGCGACGCAGATCATAGACGGCGTCAGCCTAACCGTAAAAAAAGGCGAAATTTTCGCCATCGTAGGCCACAGCGGCGCGGGTAAATCTACCCTGCTTCGCTGCATAAACGGCCTAGAGGACTATCAAGGCGGCAGCCTAAAGGTATTTGACAAAGAAATCTCGGCGCTAAAAGACAGAGAGCTAAGAGAACTTAGGCGAGATGTGGGGATGATATTTCAGCACTTCGCGCTGATGGCGAGGAAAACGGCGTTTGAAAACATCGCTACTCCGCTTAAATTTTGGAGTTACTCAGACGGCGATATCAAAAAAAGAGTGAGCGAGCTGCTAGAGCTAGTCGGCCTTGCAAACAAAGCCACAAGCTACCCCGGCGAGCTAAGCGGCGGACAAAAGCAGCGCGTCGCCATCGCCCGCGCCCTTGCGCTAAGTCCAAAAATTTTACTCTCCGACGAGGCTACCTCGGCGCTTGATCCAAATACGACGAATTCGATACTCGAGCTTTTAAAACAGATCAATCAAACGCTAAATATCAGCGTCGTTTTAGTTACGCACGAGATGGAGGTCGTAAAAAGCATCGCGCGCCGCGCAGTGCTGCTAGAAAGCGGCAAGATAATCGGCAGTGGCACGATCGAGGAGCTATTTTTAAAGCCAGATGAAAAGATGAAGGAATTCCTCGGCGAGGATGAAATTTTGCCGAGCGAGGGCGTAAATATCAGGCTATTTTTCCCAAAAGAAGTCGCACAAAACAGCGTCATCACGCATATGGCGCGCACGCTAAATATCGACTTTAACATCGTCTGGGGCAAGCTTGAAAAGCTAAACGAAAACGTGCTTGGCTCACTCGTTATAAACGTCGATCCTAAAGACGAAGCGCGCGTGACCGAGTACATCAAGCAAAGCGGCGTATTATGGGAGGTGGCGTGA
- a CDS encoding methionine ABC transporter permease, which translates to MFGIDFSKFPDVFERILLPAIGETLYMSVVSTLLAFLIGLVPAILLVLSAQDGLKPNKPLFIALDITVNTLRSFPFIILIIVLFPLTRLIVGTSIGTSAAIVPLTIGAAPFIARLIESALKEVDKGIIEAARSFGSSNFQIIFKVMFVEALPGIVASITLTLIVIIGFSAMAGAVGGGGLGSVAINYGYQRFRPDIMLYTVVILIIMVQIFQSLGNFIYKITKK; encoded by the coding sequence ATGTTTGGCATAGATTTTTCTAAATTTCCCGACGTTTTCGAGCGCATTTTGCTCCCGGCTATCGGCGAGACGCTCTATATGAGCGTAGTTTCTACGCTTTTAGCGTTTCTCATAGGCCTGGTGCCCGCTATCTTGCTCGTTCTTTCGGCGCAAGACGGCCTAAAGCCAAACAAACCGCTATTTATCGCGCTTGATATCACGGTAAATACGCTAAGAAGCTTTCCTTTTATTATCCTCATCATCGTGCTTTTCCCGCTCACGCGCCTGATCGTAGGCACCAGTATCGGCACTAGCGCGGCTATCGTTCCGCTTACTATCGGCGCAGCACCGTTTATCGCTAGGCTGATCGAGAGCGCGCTAAAAGAGGTCGATAAAGGCATCATCGAGGCTGCCAGAAGCTTTGGTAGCTCAAATTTTCAGATTATTTTTAAGGTGATGTTCGTAGAGGCGCTGCCCGGCATCGTGGCTTCTATCACGCTCACGCTTATCGTTATCATCGGCTTTTCGGCGATGGCGGGGGCGGTCGGTGGCGGCGGACTGGGATCTGTTGCGATAAACTACGGCTATCAGAGATTTCGCCCGGATATCATGCTTTATACCGTCGTGATTTTAATCATAATGGTTCAA
- a CDS encoding valine--tRNA ligase, whose amino-acid sequence MAEFYDAKEVEDKFYKIWEERGYFEIDANKNIRKDGRKFCIMMPPPNVTGSLHIGHALTFTLQDIMTRYKRMDGHKTLWQPGLDHAGIATQNVVEKQLLAQGIKKEELGREKFVEKVWEWKEKSGGMIVHQMRKLGVSPAWSRQRFTMDEGLRIAVKKAFVNLYEKGLIVRENYMINWCTHDGALSDIEVEHKENKGKLYHLRYYLAGEQDKFIVVATTRPETYFGDTAVMVNPSDERYKNLIGKKVILPIIGREIKIIADEHVDMEFGTGLVKVTPAHDTNDYEVGKRHDLEFITVFDEKGILNEQCAQFKGLERLEARDVIVAELEKLGNVEKIEDYENQVGYCYRCKNVVEPYISKQWFVKKQIADDAIAKVGEGLAKFYPAHWINSFNAWMRELRDWCISRQLWWGHQIPVFYCDACGHEWADEGDPTQCPKCKSANFHQDPDVLDTWFSSGLWPFSTLGWGNGEELKNEKWFDGDLAEFYPNNLLITGFDILFFWVARMMFQGENALGKLPFDDIYLHALVKDEQGRKMSKSLGNVIDPLVSIDEYSADVLRFTLALLAVQGRDIKLSDEKMKLVRNFTNKLYNASKYLLLNESKFANLSDAKIETKLGKYMLSRFNKCVREVRENIDAYRFNDAANAIYKFLWDEFCDWGIELSKADKGSVKELGAIFKEAMRLLSPFMPFISEYLFHELSGSNLENASSIMIEAYPQAKERDLQIEKTFELVIEAIVAIRRAKATIEQGNSKIPKAFIKLNGNENLTEATNYISLLAKCEQIEFCDDKIENAARDVSENLEAFVPLEGVDMSAVIMRLRSQKTKLEKEIAKLSSMLNNEKFVASAPQAVVEANREGLQSAQEKFAKVCDELKVFGE is encoded by the coding sequence ATGGCGGAATTTTACGACGCAAAAGAAGTAGAAGATAAATTTTATAAAATTTGGGAAGAACGCGGATATTTCGAGATAGACGCAAACAAAAACATCCGCAAAGACGGACGTAAATTTTGCATCATGATGCCGCCTCCAAACGTAACTGGCTCGCTTCACATCGGGCACGCGCTAACCTTTACCCTGCAAGACATAATGACGCGCTACAAAAGAATGGACGGCCACAAAACGCTGTGGCAGCCGGGCCTTGATCACGCCGGTATCGCCACGCAAAACGTCGTTGAAAAGCAGCTCCTAGCCCAAGGCATCAAAAAAGAGGAGCTCGGACGCGAAAAATTCGTAGAAAAAGTCTGGGAGTGGAAAGAAAAAAGCGGCGGTATGATCGTTCACCAGATGCGTAAACTAGGCGTTTCTCCTGCATGGTCGCGCCAAAGATTTACGATGGATGAGGGACTAAGAATAGCGGTCAAAAAGGCATTCGTAAATCTCTACGAAAAAGGCTTAATTGTGCGCGAAAACTACATGATAAACTGGTGTACGCACGATGGTGCTCTTTCTGACATCGAGGTCGAGCATAAAGAAAACAAAGGCAAGCTTTATCATTTGAGATACTACCTTGCGGGAGAACAAGATAAATTTATCGTTGTGGCAACGACAAGGCCGGAGACCTACTTCGGCGATACCGCGGTAATGGTAAACCCAAGCGACGAACGTTATAAAAATTTGATCGGTAAAAAAGTCATCCTGCCGATAATCGGTCGCGAGATAAAGATCATCGCCGACGAGCACGTCGATATGGAGTTTGGAACAGGTCTTGTTAAAGTCACTCCCGCGCACGACACTAACGACTACGAAGTCGGCAAAAGGCATGATCTAGAGTTTATCACCGTTTTTGACGAAAAAGGCATCCTAAACGAGCAGTGCGCGCAGTTTAAGGGACTTGAGCGACTAGAGGCCAGAGACGTAATCGTAGCAGAACTAGAAAAGCTAGGAAACGTCGAAAAGATCGAAGACTACGAAAATCAAGTCGGCTACTGCTACCGCTGCAAAAACGTCGTCGAGCCATACATCTCAAAGCAGTGGTTCGTCAAAAAACAGATCGCAGACGACGCGATCGCAAAGGTCGGCGAAGGATTAGCCAAATTTTACCCGGCTCACTGGATAAACAGCTTTAACGCCTGGATGCGCGAGCTTCGCGACTGGTGTATCTCGCGCCAGCTATGGTGGGGGCATCAGATCCCGGTATTTTACTGTGACGCGTGCGGACACGAGTGGGCAGACGAAGGCGATCCGACGCAGTGTCCAAAATGCAAAAGCGCAAATTTCCATCAAGACCCAGACGTCCTAGATACCTGGTTTAGCTCGGGGCTTTGGCCGTTTAGCACGCTTGGCTGGGGCAACGGCGAGGAGCTAAAAAACGAGAAATGGTTTGACGGCGATTTGGCCGAATTTTACCCAAACAACCTGCTAATTACCGGATTTGATATTTTGTTTTTCTGGGTGGCTAGGATGATGTTTCAGGGCGAAAACGCGCTAGGCAAGCTGCCGTTTGACGATATTTATCTGCACGCTCTGGTTAAAGACGAGCAAGGCAGAAAAATGAGCAAGAGTCTAGGCAACGTCATCGATCCGCTCGTTAGCATCGATGAATACAGCGCCGACGTCCTACGCTTTACGCTTGCGCTGCTAGCCGTACAGGGACGCGACATCAAGCTAAGCGACGAAAAGATGAAGCTCGTGCGAAATTTTACGAACAAGCTTTACAACGCGAGCAAATATCTGCTGCTAAACGAGTCTAAATTTGCAAATTTAAGCGACGCCAAAATCGAAACGAAGCTTGGCAAATACATGCTAAGCCGCTTTAACAAGTGCGTGCGCGAGGTGCGAGAAAACATAGACGCCTACCGCTTTAATGACGCGGCAAACGCGATTTATAAATTTTTATGGGACGAGTTTTGCGACTGGGGCATCGAGCTTAGCAAAGCCGATAAGGGCAGCGTAAAAGAGCTTGGAGCGATATTTAAAGAGGCTATGAGGCTACTTAGCCCGTTTATGCCGTTCATCTCCGAGTACCTTTTCCACGAACTTAGCGGCTCAAATTTAGAAAACGCAAGCTCAATCATGATAGAGGCGTATCCGCAGGCTAAAGAGCGCGATTTACAGATAGAAAAGACCTTTGAGCTAGTGATCGAGGCGATAGTAGCTATCCGCCGCGCAAAGGCGACCATCGAGCAAGGCAACTCAAAAATCCCAAAAGCTTTCATCAAGCTAAACGGAAACGAAAATTTGACCGAGGCGACAAACTACATCTCGCTGCTAGCTAAGTGCGAACAGATCGAGTTTTGCGACGATAAAATCGAAAACGCCGCGCGCGACGTGAGCGAAAATTTAGAGGCGTTCGTGCCGCTTGAAGGCGTGGATATGAGCGCGGTGATCATGCGACTGCGGTCGCAAAAAACTAAACTAGAAAAAGAGATAGCAAAGCTCTCAAGTATGCTAAATAACGAGAAATTCGTAGCCTCCGCTCCGCAAGCCGTAGTCGAAGCCAACCGTGAAGGACTGCAAAGCGCGCAGGAGAAATTCGCCAAGGTATGCGACGAACTAAAGGTATTCGGCGAGTGA